A segment of the Anguilla anguilla isolate fAngAng1 chromosome 6, fAngAng1.pri, whole genome shotgun sequence genome:
AGCAGCGTGTAACGagacagctagctagcagtgGCTGTGGCTAACTAGACAGCAGAGGTGGACTATAACCGAGCTAGCAGGCTAACTAGGCACCGGCGTAGCTTGCTCACACGTATATAGTCTGAGTGCTAGCAAAAAGAAAAGTTACCTTCTTTTTCATAGCTCATGACTTTAAGCGGACATTAATACATTTCGAGCAACGTGTAGGATTCAAATACAGACACAAGCTACAGATTACCCAAACAAAAGCGATAGGCCGTAATGATGAGCTCTTCAAGCTATCAAAAACCCACATGGGACGCTTTTCGTCCAGTGAGAATATATCCATATGCGGCACTGGCTGTGGAGCCTCGGTTCTGTTAGCTACCTCGAGAACCAGCAATAAAAGAATCGGTGGATTAATGCAGTTAGGCTTTAAAGACTCGTACAGCATGCTAACCTTGGTGTGTCCGTTGCTTAGTGCCATGTGTgactgctggtgctgctgcgcTGATGTGCAAATCTGTCTTCTGGTTTCCCGGCAAGTAGCGGTGGTGTGCGGCGTTTCGCGCGCCGACCACCTATCCAAGACAGCGTGCTCAGTTGTAATCGGGCACTTGATCTCCACAGTGGTGTCAGTGTTGCATTGTCTCTGAGATCTGTAAATACCCCCGAACTGCTCGGACATTTtagggattttttaaaatcttcaaTTAAGCCCCTTCCCTCAAAATCATTTCCACCACCATCATAGATCATCTTTGGGGTTTATGAAAAGGTGATTAGCGTACATGAACAGCACACAACAAATAGACAAATAGTACATTTTGccaatgtaggctacatctgCGAATACTTTTacctgcgtttttttttacGTTACTTATATGATTCGGTAAACCACAGATCCGTTAGGctattgtgttttcttttaatagACGTTATTAAACAACTTGATGATCTGATGCAACGTCAAGTACAGTGTTGCAGGATTCTCGTGAGGCACCGACTCACCTGCCAGGAAAAGTATCTAAAAGTGAAGCGTGGCAACTAGGAAATGAGCTCGCAAAACATTATCTTCAAAAATCGAGCTAGGGCTGTTGTGCTTATTCTTCTTTAGGCTACTGTATCTGTTAATTATGCGAATGCTTCACCCAACAATAGGCTACGCTGTATCTGGTTGTCTCCTGCGTCTAAGGAATAAATCGCTTTTACGCTCATTGAAGGTAGCTATTTTATAGAAGTTTATAACTGCATAACAAACTAAAATCATATTTAGCTTTAACCGCCAGTCGAGGACACATTTCTGAGAGCGTGACAATGAGGACGTCTCACAGCTCAGCAGTAATGCTAGATGTTGAAGACCAATGTCATTTTCAGTCAGTGTTTTCAACGTTTGCCATGGTTGGAAAAGAGAGGAAAGGCATAATTAAAATGGCCAAATGGCGTCAAACGGCAAACCACGCTGCTCAATTTTGAGACAGGTATGCTTTTCCGAAGCTATAAGCAATACAGTAATCGCGTGCCCTGTTGTACCCAGTGGAATTAAAACTCACATTAGAGAGGGTGCTTTATTATGCGAAAAGTTTCTCTACCTGTCCAGTTAAACAATGGCGATTGTCCAAGTATGTACATAATGTGAGCGAATATAGCAGAAGTCGGGGGGAAAAATCATAATTGTATGCGTGAGGTGTAATTTGGAATTATTGTATAGCTTTTCGCAATTGACAAGACAAACGATATGAAATAAGATTATACAAAAGTTGGCTAATTACGCTTGATCCGGTCAGTTAGCAGTTCACTGTACCAAAGGAGTCCAAcaacactgtgtctgtgtgtgtgctataaaaaaagacaataaacgCTACGAGTGGCTCTTAGAAGTGTATTTACGACGTTTATTATTGGGCTCACCTTGTACATTGACTCGAAACAATTAGTAATTCATTCTATGCGTGCAAACTGTACATGCAAATACAAGCTTACATAACATAACTGCACCCAGCCCATATTCACTTTGTATGTGAACCGTCCACATAGTCATTAGACGACTGTGTAATATCATATTTTAAGTCGACGTGTAAAGTGGAACAGAATTGTCCATTTCTGACACGTCGACGTGCACCCGCGGAAGTATTTTAGTGTAACACCAGCACGGAAATTTGGCTTACATCCGAGAATATCTCAGCACTAACAAGACGAGGTTAGCTAGATAATGAACACGTGTTTAATACTGTATTTATCTTGGCAAATCGCTGTAATCGTATTTTAGAGGCGTTAGTACTTTACGACACAAATAtcatctttctgtttttctggctTACGTTAGCTATTTCAGCTACCTAACCAGAGAGCCACAAATTGTGGTTAGCACTAACAACATGTCAGTAGGCTTCGCGTATGTCTAATATATCCTCGATTTCGTTATCGGTGGGTGTTTCACTATTATTTTGATCATGGCTTGTCTCTGGTTGAATTGTGCTGTTGATGTTTGATAATCCACCTTGCACCCGGCGCCTTGTTGCTGGTCAAGCGTTTGTGTCAGAACATCGACGtccaaattagattttatttctgGTGTAGTGTAGCTAAACGTAAAGTGTGATATTAGCCTGTAGTAAAGCGGAACCAAATAGATTATTTTCGTGAATTCGCTAATTAGCAATAGTGACCAGCTTTGCAGGTATTATGCGTAGGAGTGGGATGCAcctgtgatgtgtgatgtgataAGTGACACACAGCGACTCGTGCTGAATTAATCTGTTATAGTTGAGACAACTTTCTGAGGTCATAGTCTACAAATTGCAATGCAGGAGTATACTGACTAAGATATTGATGCTAATGTCAACAGTTTATTTCGTAACTACGGTAACTGTTGTATCCTTTGTAGGCATACAGTTAGAGccgtgtgtttatttttagggGTCCTGAAATCGCTGTCGGGTTGATGTCCAGCAAATCGACATGGACACATCCGATACTGTGAGGCACAACGGAAGGCAGCGGAAACCGGTCGGTTCGGCGGACCGCGGCGGCGTCGCGCGATCGAACTCGGAAACGGAGGAGACGACCTTGCTGCAGGATTCGGACTCGCGCTCCGGCTCAGACGCGGGGGAGGATGGCCTCCCCACTGTACCTCCGAGCCTCAAGGGGGAGCTCGGAAACGTGCTACTGCTGTTCTTTCTGTACGTATTGCAAGGGATACCCTTGGGGCTGGCCGGGAGCATACCTTTAATCATGCAGAGCAAGAAGGTCAGCTACAAAGACCAGGCCTACTTCAGCCTGGTCTTCTGGCCGTTCAGCCTGAAGCTACTGTGGGCGCCCCTAGTGGACGCCATGTACGTCCAGAGGTTCGGCCGCAGGAAGTCCTGGCTGGTCCCGACCCAGTACCTGCTGGGACTGTTCATGCTCTACCTGTCCGTCACGGCGGAGTCGCTGCTGGAGGGCGACGGTCGCCACGGGCCGGACGTCTTCGCCATCACGGCGCTCTTCTTCACGCTGTCCTTCCTGGCGGCCACGCAGGACATCGCGGTGGACGGCTGGGCGCTCACCATGCTCTCCCGAGCGAACGTGGGCTACGCCTCCACCTGCAACTCGGTGGGCCAGACGGCCGGCTACTTCCTGGGCAACGTGCTGTTCCTGGCGCTGGAGTCGGCCGACTTCTGCAACAAGTACCTGCGGCAGGAGCCCAGGGACACCGGCATAGTCACGCTCTCAGGTACGGGCGTCCAGCcggcacctgtgtgtgtgtgtatgtgtgtgtgtgtgtgtgtgtttgtttgtttgtgtgtgtgtgtgtgtgtgttggttttggtctgggtgtgtgtggggggggggggtattggcacccccaccccacacctgGCATAACGAGCCTGTCCAATTGCTGAGTCGTTcctggaaaatgggaaaaacagTGATACGTAAATGTCAACTTACATTATTGGTATAAAATACtggtaatccccccccccccccgaataaCATTAGTTCCTTTGAACTTTCTGTACTAATAACTGAAAAACCGTTATATAACGCATAATGAAGGCGCTTTAAGAGTAAGAATTGACAGTTGTTTTTAtatctggctctctctctctcgctctccctcgccctcGCTCCCTCCATGGTGCTGGCAGACTTCCTGTTCTTCTGGGCGGCGGTGTTCATGGTGACGACCACGCTGGTGGCCGTGCTGAAGCGGGAGGACGCGCGACCGCGGGACGGGAGGAGTCCggaggaggcgcaggggggGAGGAGTCGGGAGGAGACGCAGGGAGTTCGGGAGACCTACAGGCTGCTCCTCTCCATCGTCAGGATGCCGACCGTTTTCACCTTCTGCTGCCTGCTACTCACGGCCAAGGTGAGAGCCACCCGCCCCTTTAACGAACTAACAGACACGCCCACAATTCTCTGTTTATTCATTAAAGGGACGGGCAGGTGGTACGGTCTGGCAATGAGCAGAGAACGATGGGCGTGTTTGTTAATTCGTTAAAGGGGCGGGCAGGTCGTACCTTGGCAGTGAGCTAACCATTCGCTGCTCATTGGCAAAGTAAGATCTGCCCGCCcctttaatgaaataaaaaaacatgtcgCTTAACTCTCTGCTCATTACCAAAGGAGACCTGCCCGCCCCTTTAACAGTACAGCAAGCACCTTACATAATTGTCTGATCTCTGCCATAATAAGAGCTGCCTGCTCCTTCAAAGAATTAATAAACACTCCCGCTCACAGCTGAGGAAAGATCCGCCTGCCCCTTTaaaaccctttaaggtgtgaggtcacaaatatgcaattggaatgttctcaactgaacattctaatgctgatgtcacaataacggctggtaactgaaagcaacggagttctagaacactgacctagaattttgaagaaaaaaaaaaaaccattccaaaaaaaacctactcttcaaagggttaatgacaCCATAACCACCTCCCATAATCCCTTGCTGACTGCCAAGGCCGGCCTGTTTAACGTATTTAGGTGTTTAAACAGCGTTTGTTTTTGGGCCCTGGGCTAATTTTCTGTGGTGTGCATGTCTGTCCGCATGCCCGCGTGTGCCCGCGTGTGCATGCCCGCGTGTGCCCTCGCGGTCTCGCGCGCAGGTGGGCTTCTCCGCGGCGGACGCGGTGACGGGGCTGAAGCTGGTGGAGGCGGGCGTGCCCAAGGAGCAGCTGGCTCTGCTGGCGGTGCCCATGGTGCCCCTCCAGATCCTGCTGCCGCTCATCATCAGCAAGTACAccgccgggccccgccccctggacATCTTCTACAGGGCCTTCCCGTTCAGgtgtggagggagagggagggggcggagagagtgcacctgtaaaaaaaaaaaaaaacaaagaagaaaaaaaagtctgtcttaaCAAGAGTTTTAGTCTTACACTGAGACTTAAAAACTTATTGTTTTTCTCTCAAGTataaaatattagcttgtttgaAGTGGCTATTTGCTTGAcgagttaatttttttttttttagcccttTGGCAAATATTGAACCGAGCCAAACTATACCACCTCACTGGCAATATCTTTGTCTTATTTAGCGGAAAAAGcaatagaaataagattttaagtctaaatataagacaaaAATACTTGTTGAGGTGaactttgtttggtttttgccgtgggaaggacagggagagggaaggagagaatgaaggacagggagagaggaaggcaaAAAGAAGGTAGAAGatgagagaaggaaggaggaaggggAAATGTAGGGGAGGAATGAGGGTAAGCAgactggagaaagaaaaaaatcagatggaggggaagaagaaaaggaatgaaagagggaggaagaggggaaaggagaggtgagagggagagactgagagagggagagacggtaATGGGGAGAGACTGGGAGAGACAGTGAAGGTGTGTATGGgctaaggggaggggggtagagagggagagactgagggggggaGAAGGTAATGGggagagactgggagagagggTGAAGGTGGGTAAGGgctaaggggaggggggggagagagagggaggaagaggactCTAGGTTACAGCTGTGtaatgctgcccccccccccccacaggctgCTGATGGGGCTGGTGTACGCCCTGCTGGTGTGGTGGACCCCCACCGTGAAACAGGGGGGCGGATTCCCCGTCTACTATTACGCCGTGGTGCTGCTCATCTATGCCATTCACCAGGTGAGCACCCCCTCGAACCTGCAacttcttcacctcctcctcctgtacctcctcattctcctcctgcaccacgtcctcctcctccaccctcacctccGCCGCCTCCTTGTCCTCAACTACCGGGCATGGGCAGTTCAATTCTGCACGAATGTCAGGAAgtttctttaataaaaatatttttgttgaatgtCTGGAACAGCTAAGCGGGCTGTGTCATAGAGGTGCAGGCCTTTGTGTTTAAATCTAGGCTTCCCGCAGTACTGGGTACTGTAGTTTCTCTGTAAATTGCgagcctagatgggctgaatggccatCGTTGTGTCTTATGTTCTTATCAGGTGGCATAGTTTTGATGAAGGTAATGCACCaaaacttttctttcttttaactTCAACTTCAATAATAATGTTGGTGGTCAAACTTTGCCGACAGATTGTTACTTGCTAATATTTTTCAACAGGTGGCgctctacagtatgtatgtggCCACGATGGCCTTCCATGCCAAGGTCAGTGACCCCATGATCGGGGGCACCTACATGACCCTGCTGAACACGGTCACCAACCTGGGGGGGAACTGGCCCTCCACCCTGGCACTGTGGCTGGTGGACCCCCTCACTACCAAGGAGTGCCAGGGGCCAGGCTCACCGAGCTGTGGGTCCCCAGCGGAGGcagaggtgcgtgtgtgtgtgtgtgtgtgtgtgtgtgtgtgagtgagagagagtgtgtgtgtaagtgtgtgtgtgtgagagtgagagaaagagcgagtgagagagaatcaatgtgtttgtgtgtgtgtgtgagagagacagagagagagagagtatcaGAGTAtgggtgtgagtgagagagagagaatgtgtgtgtgtgcttgcttgcgtgcgcgtgtgagcgagcgagcgacagcaaatgtgagtgagagagaaagagaaaatctgtatgtgtgtgcgcgcgtgtgtgtgtgtgtgtgtgtgtgtgtgtgtgtgtgtgtgtgcccgtctGCATGTCTAAGTCTCAGTACAGaagccaggctgtgtgtgagtataaacgggctcctctctctccccccccagctgtgcgctcaggaggggggtgtgtgtgtcaccgTGCTGGACGGATACTACGTGGAGTCGGTGGTGTGCGTGGTGCTGGGGCTGTGCTGGTGGCTCTGGCTGGGGAAGAGGATGAGGGGCCTACAGGACCAGAGCCCCGCAGCCTGGAAGTGCCGAAAGAcccagtgacctctgaccccagtgaCCTGCCGCGCCCTCGTACCTCccctcttcacctcctccttccccccggTTCTTAAAAGGCTTCGCTTACTTCTCCCTATCTCTGTTTTCCTTCAtgttcttctctctgtctctcccttccctctctccctctctcactctcctttttctctcaattccctctccctctccctctctctctctctctctctcctttttctctcccttccctcccctcccctctctcccctccctctctctctctctcactctcctttttctctctctccctccctccctccctccctctctctctctccctctctctctctccccccctccttccctctgtgaGGTTGTAGCGGTGCTGCTGTGTGGAGTGCATACTGGCCGCGTCTCAGAAACAGGACTGGTTTTAAACCCGCTAAACTGCGATTGGCAGGTCCTTTACCGCCATCCCTCACTGTTTCCGTCACCATTCACAGTGGTCCACCCGGCAGAAATGTCCTTTCAGTACTGACAATTTCTCACCACAGACTGTCCACTCAGTACTGATACTGAGGGTCTGTACTGACTCTCCTCGCAGTAGATACCCCCAGAGCGgactcctctcctctcagtacagacactctcagtacagacacattcAGCACAAAAACCGTCTTTTCTCAGAACAGACTCTGTCCACTCACCACTCGGTACATATTCTCAGTACAGACACTTTCTACAGTACAGGCTCTCCACACTGCACCATTTCCGTCAGTACTGACACTTTCAGAACAGGCTGCCTCTTCTCAGTACTGACACTCAAAACCGACCCTCAGTACAGATACTCTCGGTTCCGACATTCAGCACAGACCGTTTTTCCTCAGAACAGTTTCCACCCCGCAAAAGTACTCTGGACAGTCAATTTCAGCATAAACTCTCAGTACACTGTTTCCACTCAGTACAGACGCTCAGTACTGACTCTCATAGCACATACGCTCTCCTCTAAGCACACGctcttttctctcactctttatttcttttcttgagTGGACAGCATTGCCCCTATGTCACAGATGAGTAATATCCAAAATCACTGACACAGTACAGACGCATTAATCAGTGTTACATGTTCGCCTCTTAGGAACGTAATCAACGTGCTGTCAGTACTGCGACTCCTAAAACCTTTTCAAATGATTCACCAAAATAGCTGTCATGGTTTACAGTCGATCAGTAGTCCTGCAGAAAGTCTAATCGTAACTGTTACCGTGTTGTGTAATTTATGAAAATCATGCTGTTGTGTGGGTATTTGCAGTATTGCTTATTAATCATAAGCAAAATTAATTATGCTGGAAGCTGAAGGACGCCCTGGATAAACTTGATAACCcacatctttgttttgtgtgggtCCTAGAAAACAGTCATGTTTGAGAGGACTTTTATTCTGTGGAGTCATGTCATGTCACTGCATTTTAAGGGATGGAATGGAAACCCGTCTAAAGATGGCCACCGTCTGTCCTGTATCAAAATGGGGCAttccaggaaaataaaaatagcggGTTAGTCGGGTTCTCCTGGCCATTCCAAAGGAACCGTAAACGAGCTTCGggtttttgattggctgatgttttCCACGGCCTTAAggttttacattttccatttcaatttttagTCGCTGTACTTTTGTTGGGGCCTATTTTAAGCCTCGTTTCAGTTTGATttgtaggtttttttaaattaattttgtgaagTGTACGTCTCTGCTTTTTGAATATAAGGGCCGAAAGGGAATCTTAAGGGGCCGACAGTCTTCTACAAAAGCAGCTTTTGATTGTTTATGTCTCACTTCTGTCATTTTTGtccattgtttaattttactcTAATTCTGTGATTCAGAAAAACGTATCTGTTGctattatttgaataatttttaattcaaatccATTTGAAGCAGGGGCGTCAAACTACAGGACATCCATGCGCATGTTCATTTTCTTCCCACTTGTACGGAATCGGTTATATACGTTTGCATAATTCACTAGAGCAAAACTTTGGAGTGCAAACGGGAAGCGAAACCGCTGTTTTCCCGTCGCAAGAATGTAGAAAACAGGGAGGCGCTCAGCTAAGGGATTGACAGATTGCGCAAAGACCGGTTCTGTATGCACACTGTCCTCGCTGCACTGGAATGCACACACCTGCTATGTATAGAAATAAGAATATCTGAAAACCAGCGATTTAAATCCCAAAGTGTTTTGGCCTTATTTGTCACCCGTGGTTCTTATGTTGGTGGGACATTGGGACATGATGAAGGAACTGAAGTGAAGTGTGGCATGGTGGTCAGGGGGACCCGATAGAGATGCGCACTTTCATACAGTTCAAAGGGTTGTTTTCACATCTAAGCCATCCTGAGCCTAACCTACAGTACTTTTTACACTTTGTTTCCGCCATACGTCGTGAGCCAGGGTGGTCTGAAGGGCCAcagtcctgtcctgtttttCACTGCAAATTGGGCAGTTAACTGATCTATTCTGgcagctggttccacagtacgGTCTACTGGGTCTGACGTGGCTAAGCCAGCATACCCTCTGGCTCTCCCAAGACCTGAGGTGGACAGTCTAGGGGTTgtaaaagtaaaagtcctgtcaTGTATTtcttctacctcctggctgaggaaTTGTGTCAAtaagcaaatccaggtgattggaacaaaatactgcgGGTGCCTTctgctttctgaacctggattttccacctctgtccaGGACCAGATTTCAGTCGGGGAGAGCGGGGAAATGACTAACTGTTTTCGTATTGTACTCTGAAactcatcatttttttaatacaaacaacctacatcccttGGATATGATTAACACACCGCAATTCAATTTCTGGGACACACCATTCACTAGAAATATGACTGAAAATATTGTgtgaaatgttgcatttaaaCCCAAGAT
Coding sequences within it:
- the LOC118229666 gene encoding acetyl-coenzyme A transporter 1-like translates to MDTSDTVRHNGRQRKPVGSADRGGVARSNSETEETTLLQDSDSRSGSDAGEDGLPTVPPSLKGELGNVLLLFFLYVLQGIPLGLAGSIPLIMQSKKVSYKDQAYFSLVFWPFSLKLLWAPLVDAMYVQRFGRRKSWLVPTQYLLGLFMLYLSVTAESLLEGDGRHGPDVFAITALFFTLSFLAATQDIAVDGWALTMLSRANVGYASTCNSVGQTAGYFLGNVLFLALESADFCNKYLRQEPRDTGIVTLSDFLFFWAAVFMVTTTLVAVLKREDARPRDGRSPEEAQGGRSREETQGVRETYRLLLSIVRMPTVFTFCCLLLTAKVGFSAADAVTGLKLVEAGVPKEQLALLAVPMVPLQILLPLIISKYTAGPRPLDIFYRAFPFRLLMGLVYALLVWWTPTVKQGGGFPVYYYAVVLLIYAIHQVALYSMYVATMAFHAKVSDPMIGGTYMTLLNTVTNLGGNWPSTLALWLVDPLTTKECQGPGSPSCGSPAEAELCAQEGGVCVTVLDGYYVESVVCVVLGLCWWLWLGKRMRGLQDQSPAAWKCRKTQ